A genomic stretch from Ureibacillus composti includes:
- a CDS encoding dihydrolipoamide acetyltransferase family protein yields the protein MAFEFRMPDIGEGIHEGEIVKWFVKPGDKIQEDDVLCEIQNDKAVVEMPSPVEGTIKEILVNEGSVAVVGDVIIRIDAPGYENLQFKGDDHQEEKSNATPEVSAPVQASHEQINTNPAPTPTPAPVPVQTEQAAQNVEVDSNKRIIAMPSVRKLAREREIDIRLVNGTGKNGRILKEDIENYINGTSSATVETAVNAEVAEAVEQEVTVPTTNVPVNLEGEFPETREKISGIRKAIAKAMVHSKQTAPHVTLMDEVDVTELVAHRKKFKEVAADKGIKLTYLPYVVKALVSTLREYPEFNRSFDDATNEIIQKHYYNIGIAADTEKGLLVPVIKHADRKSVFTISAEINELATKARDGKLSPNEMKGGSCSITNIGSAGGQWFTPVINHPEVAILGIGRISEKPIIKNGEIIAAPVLALSLSFDHRMIDGATAQNALNHLKRLLSEPELLLMEA from the coding sequence ATGGCTTTTGAATTCCGCATGCCTGACATTGGGGAAGGTATACATGAAGGTGAAATCGTAAAATGGTTCGTAAAACCAGGAGATAAAATTCAAGAAGATGATGTGCTTTGTGAAATTCAAAATGATAAAGCAGTCGTTGAAATGCCTTCGCCAGTAGAAGGAACAATTAAGGAAATTTTAGTTAATGAAGGATCTGTTGCAGTCGTAGGAGACGTAATCATTCGAATCGATGCACCTGGATACGAAAACCTTCAGTTTAAGGGTGATGATCACCAGGAAGAAAAATCAAATGCTACACCAGAAGTTTCAGCACCCGTACAAGCGAGTCACGAACAAATTAATACGAATCCTGCTCCAACACCAACTCCTGCACCGGTTCCAGTTCAAACTGAACAAGCAGCTCAAAATGTTGAAGTTGATTCAAATAAACGCATCATCGCAATGCCTTCAGTTCGTAAATTAGCTCGTGAACGTGAAATTGATATTCGTCTTGTAAATGGAACTGGGAAGAATGGACGTATCTTAAAAGAAGATATTGAGAACTATATTAACGGAACATCTTCAGCAACTGTTGAAACTGCAGTTAATGCTGAGGTAGCAGAAGCAGTGGAACAAGAAGTTACAGTACCAACAACAAATGTACCTGTAAATCTTGAAGGTGAATTCCCTGAAACAAGAGAAAAAATTTCTGGTATTCGTAAAGCTATTGCGAAGGCAATGGTACACTCTAAACAAACTGCACCTCATGTTACGTTAATGGACGAAGTAGACGTAACAGAACTTGTTGCTCACCGTAAAAAGTTCAAAGAAGTTGCAGCAGATAAAGGTATTAAATTAACATATCTTCCGTATGTAGTGAAAGCTTTAGTATCAACATTACGTGAGTACCCAGAGTTCAATCGTTCATTTGATGATGCAACAAACGAGATTATTCAAAAACATTATTATAATATAGGTATTGCAGCAGACACAGAAAAAGGACTACTTGTTCCGGTTATAAAACACGCTGATCGTAAATCAGTATTTACCATTTCAGCAGAAATCAATGAATTAGCTACAAAAGCACGTGACGGTAAACTTTCACCTAATGAAATGAAAGGTGGATCATGTTCAATCACGAATATTGGTTCTGCAGGAGGACAATGGTTTACTCCAGTAATTAACCACCCTGAAGTAGCAATTTTAGGAATCGGAAGAATTTCTGAGAAACCAATAATAAAAAATGGTGAAATTATAGCTGCACCTGTGTTAGCATTATCATTGAGCTTCGATCATCGTATGATCGACGGTGCAACAGCGCAAAACGCGTTAAATCACTTAAAACGTTTGCTCAGTGAACCGGAACTTTTATTAATGGAGGCGTAA
- a CDS encoding alpha-ketoacid dehydrogenase subunit beta, with translation MAQMTMIQAITDALRCELKDDENVLIFGEDVGVNGGVFRATEGLQKEFGVERVFDTPLAESGIGGLAIGLSLTGYRPVPEIQFFGFVFEVMDSISGQLARYRYRTGNTFNMPVTIRSPFGGGVHTPEMHSDSLEGLMAQQPGLKVVIPSTPYDAKGLLISSIRDNDPVIFLEHLKLYRSVREEVPEESYTIPLGKADVKREGTDLSIFAYGLMVHESLKAAEELEKEGYSVEVVDLRTVQPLDIETIIASVEKTNRAIVVQEAQKQAGIAANVVAEITERAILSLEAPVLRVAAPDTIYPFPQAENIWLPNYKDILETAKKVLTF, from the coding sequence ATGGCGCAAATGACAATGATTCAAGCGATTACGGATGCGTTACGCTGTGAACTTAAAGATGATGAAAATGTATTAATTTTTGGCGAAGACGTTGGTGTAAACGGCGGTGTATTCCGCGCAACAGAAGGACTGCAAAAGGAATTTGGTGTGGAACGAGTATTTGATACACCACTTGCTGAATCTGGAATTGGTGGTCTAGCGATTGGGTTATCATTAACAGGCTATCGTCCAGTTCCAGAAATTCAATTCTTTGGATTTGTATTTGAAGTAATGGATTCAATTAGTGGTCAATTGGCACGTTATCGTTATAGAACTGGAAATACGTTTAATATGCCAGTAACAATTCGCTCACCATTTGGTGGAGGCGTTCATACACCGGAAATGCATTCAGACAGTTTAGAAGGTTTAATGGCACAACAACCAGGGTTAAAAGTAGTTATTCCATCAACTCCATATGATGCTAAAGGACTTTTAATCTCATCAATTCGTGATAATGACCCAGTTATTTTCTTAGAACATTTAAAATTATATCGCTCAGTACGTGAAGAAGTACCAGAAGAATCATATACAATTCCACTTGGTAAAGCGGATGTAAAACGTGAAGGTACGGATTTATCGATTTTTGCATATGGATTAATGGTTCATGAAAGTTTGAAAGCTGCTGAAGAGTTAGAAAAAGAAGGTTATTCAGTAGAGGTTGTAGATTTACGTACTGTTCAACCACTTGATATTGAAACAATTATTGCTTCAGTAGAAAAAACAAATCGTGCAATCGTTGTACAAGAAGCTCAAAAACAAGCAGGTATTGCTGCAAATGTCGTAGCTGAAATTACAGAGCGTGCAATTTTAAGCCTAGAAGCACCGGTATTACGTGTAGCAGCGCCTGATACGATTTATCCTTTCCCACAAGCAGAAAATATTTGGCTTCCGAACTATAAGGATATTTTAGAAACAGCGAAAAAAGTATTAACATTCTAA
- the lpdA gene encoding dihydrolipoyl dehydrogenase, with the protein MVVGDFAIEIDTLVVGAGPGGYVAAIRAAQLGQKVTVVEKDTVGGVCLNVGCIPSKALISVAHRFENAKHSEDMGVFASEVTLNFEKVQEFKNSVVNKLTGGVAGLLKGNKIETVQGEAYFVDANTVRVINGDSAQTYTFKNAILATGSRPVEIPTFKYTDRVLNSTGALNLKELPGKLVVIGGGYIGTELGTAFANFGTEVTIIEGGKDILAGFEKQMTQIVKKGLKKKGVTIEVNASAKGVQETENGVTVTYEVAGEEKTVDADYVLVTVGRRPNTDEIGLEQIGIEFAERGLLKVDKQCRTNIPNIYAIGDIVAGPQLAHKASYEGKVAAEAIAGEHSIVDYLAIPAVCFTDPEMATVGYSEEQAKAEGLEVTAAKFPFAANGRALALNQTDGFVKLVARKEDGLLVGAQIVGAGASDMISELCLAIEGGMTAEDIALTIHPHPTLGEITMETAEVLLGNPIHIISK; encoded by the coding sequence ATGGTAGTAGGAGATTTTGCAATCGAGATTGACACATTAGTAGTTGGTGCAGGCCCTGGAGGCTATGTTGCAGCAATTCGTGCAGCTCAATTAGGACAAAAAGTAACAGTCGTTGAAAAAGATACAGTGGGCGGAGTATGTCTAAATGTTGGATGTATCCCTTCAAAAGCGTTAATTTCGGTTGCTCACCGCTTTGAAAATGCAAAACATTCAGAAGATATGGGTGTTTTTGCTTCTGAAGTGACACTAAATTTTGAAAAAGTACAAGAATTCAAAAACAGTGTAGTAAATAAATTAACTGGCGGCGTAGCTGGACTTTTAAAAGGTAATAAAATTGAGACTGTACAAGGTGAAGCTTACTTTGTTGATGCTAACACTGTTCGTGTAATCAACGGAGATTCAGCTCAAACATATACATTTAAAAATGCTATTTTAGCAACAGGTTCTCGTCCGGTTGAAATTCCAACTTTCAAATATACTGACCGCGTGCTAAATTCTACAGGTGCTCTTAACTTAAAAGAATTACCTGGAAAATTAGTTGTAATTGGTGGCGGATACATCGGTACTGAATTAGGAACTGCTTTTGCAAACTTCGGTACTGAAGTAACAATTATCGAAGGTGGTAAAGATATTTTAGCTGGCTTCGAAAAACAAATGACTCAAATTGTTAAAAAAGGCCTTAAGAAAAAAGGTGTTACAATTGAAGTTAATGCATCTGCAAAAGGTGTTCAAGAAACTGAAAACGGTGTAACTGTTACTTATGAAGTAGCTGGAGAAGAGAAAACAGTTGATGCAGATTATGTATTAGTAACTGTAGGTCGTCGTCCAAATACTGATGAAATCGGTTTAGAACAAATCGGAATCGAATTTGCTGAACGCGGATTACTAAAAGTTGACAAACAATGCCGTACAAACATTCCAAACATCTATGCAATTGGTGATATCGTTGCTGGACCACAACTTGCTCATAAAGCTTCTTACGAAGGTAAAGTTGCTGCTGAAGCAATTGCTGGTGAACATTCAATCGTGGATTATTTAGCAATTCCAGCTGTATGCTTCACAGATCCAGAAATGGCAACTGTAGGTTACAGTGAAGAGCAAGCTAAAGCAGAAGGTTTAGAAGTAACTGCTGCGAAATTCCCATTTGCAGCGAATGGTCGTGCTTTAGCATTAAACCAAACTGATGGCTTTGTGAAACTTGTTGCGCGTAAAGAAGATGGATTATTAGTAGGTGCTCAAATCGTAGGTGCTGGCGCTTCTGATATGATTTCTGAACTATGCTTAGCAATCGAAGGCGGTATGACTGCAGAAGATATCGCATTAACTATTCACCCTCACCCAACTTTAGGTGAAATTACAATGGAAACTGCTGAAGTATTACTTGGCAATCCAATCCACATCATTTCTAAATAA
- the pdhA gene encoding pyruvate dehydrogenase (acetyl-transferring) E1 component subunit alpha: MGENIAKNFDPKQTLNEIEDKFQMFQILNEEGVIVNEEANPNLSDEELVELMTRMVYTRILDQRSISLNRQGRLGFYAPTAGQEASQLASHYALEKEDWILPGYRDVPQIVWHGLPLWKAFLFSRGHFVGNQMPEGLNVLPPQIIIGAQYVQAAGVALGLKKRGAKNVAITYTGDGGSSQGDFYEGINFAGAFKAPAIFIVQNNQFAISTPREVQTSAKTIAQKGISAGIPSVLVDGMDPLAVYVATKDARDRAINGEGPSLIETMCYRYGPHTMSGDDPTRYRTSDIDNEWAAKDPIVRFRKYLEGKGLWSEQKENEVIELAKEEIKAAIKQADETPKQKVTDLISNMYEELPRNLEEQYKIYVEKESR; this comes from the coding sequence ATGGGAGAAAATATCGCAAAGAATTTTGATCCGAAACAAACACTTAACGAGATTGAAGATAAATTCCAAATGTTCCAGATTTTAAATGAAGAAGGAGTAATTGTTAACGAGGAAGCTAATCCAAATTTATCCGATGAAGAATTAGTAGAATTAATGACACGCATGGTCTATACAAGAATTTTAGACCAACGCTCTATCTCATTAAACAGACAAGGTAGATTAGGATTCTATGCACCAACAGCTGGTCAAGAGGCTTCACAATTAGCTTCTCATTATGCATTAGAAAAAGAAGATTGGATTTTACCTGGTTATCGTGATGTACCACAAATTGTATGGCACGGATTACCATTATGGAAAGCGTTCTTATTTAGCCGTGGACATTTCGTTGGAAATCAAATGCCTGAAGGGCTAAATGTATTGCCACCTCAAATCATTATCGGTGCTCAATATGTACAAGCAGCCGGTGTGGCATTAGGTCTTAAAAAACGTGGTGCAAAAAATGTTGCAATCACATATACAGGTGACGGTGGTTCATCACAAGGTGACTTCTATGAAGGAATTAACTTTGCGGGCGCATTTAAAGCTCCAGCCATCTTTATTGTACAAAACAACCAATTCGCGATCTCTACGCCACGTGAAGTTCAAACATCAGCAAAAACAATAGCACAAAAAGGGATTTCAGCAGGAATTCCAAGTGTATTAGTTGATGGTATGGACCCATTAGCAGTTTACGTAGCAACAAAAGATGCTCGTGATCGTGCAATAAATGGTGAAGGTCCTTCGTTAATTGAAACAATGTGTTACCGCTATGGTCCACATACAATGTCTGGAGATGACCCAACACGTTACCGTACTTCTGATATTGACAATGAATGGGCAGCAAAAGACCCAATCGTTCGTTTCCGTAAATACTTAGAAGGAAAAGGTTTATGGTCTGAACAAAAAGAAAACGAAGTAATTGAACTTGCAAAAGAAGAAATTAAAGCAGCAATCAAACAAGCAGACGAAACACCTAAGCAAAAGGTGACGGATCTGATCTCAAATATGTATGAGGAACTTCCTCGCAACCTTGAAGAACAATATAAAATTTATGTAGAGAAGGAGTCGAGATAA
- the def gene encoding peptide deformylase, with translation MILMEDIIREGHPTLRTRAEEVKFPLTEEDRKLASDLLEYLINSQNPETAEKYGLRSGIGLAANQVNSLKRMFALHLEDHNGELLSFVAINPKIVSHSVEKSYIPSGEGCLSVDRQVPGYVPRHARITVKFFTVDGEQKKIRLKGLPAIAFQHELDHLNGVMFYDHINKENPFAEVPDSVPLGE, from the coding sequence ATGATTTTAATGGAGGATATCATTCGTGAGGGTCATCCAACTTTACGAACAAGAGCAGAGGAAGTAAAGTTTCCGTTAACTGAAGAAGACCGAAAATTGGCTAGCGATTTACTTGAGTATTTAATTAATAGCCAAAATCCTGAAACGGCTGAAAAATATGGTTTACGTTCTGGAATTGGTTTAGCTGCAAACCAAGTGAACTCATTAAAAAGAATGTTTGCTTTACACTTGGAAGATCATAACGGTGAACTTTTAAGCTTTGTAGCGATCAACCCTAAAATTGTCAGTCATTCAGTTGAAAAATCATATATCCCATCTGGTGAAGGCTGTCTTTCAGTTGATCGTCAGGTGCCAGGATATGTTCCGCGTCATGCCCGTATAACAGTAAAATTCTTTACAGTAGACGGTGAACAAAAGAAAATTCGTCTTAAAGGTTTACCTGCTATTGCTTTTCAGCATGAATTAGACCATTTAAACGGGGTTATGTTCTATGATCACATTAATAAAGAAAATCCATTTGCAGAAGTCCCGGATTCTGTACCGTTAGGCGAATAA
- a CDS encoding efflux RND transporter permease subunit: MKGIINFVVKNKLAVWLLAIILMGAGIFSASRMKMETIPDISIPVVTVMTVYPGATPEQVMDDISIPMEKAVTNLKGVSTVTSTSYSNMSNVQIEYEYGTDMAEAEREIKSILDNIPLPETAQDPSIARITINAFPILALSVSSDSEDIVELTETVEQVVAPKFEGIDGVSSVSISGQQINEIELTYDEAKMASLGLTEDNVKQIIQASDVRVPLGLYPFDEKEQSIVVDGKVTTVDALKELVIPVTPTEQNPSPFVILGDIAKIEMVGKVESVSRTNGKESIAIQIVKGQEANTVEVVNEAKDIAKELQSSIDGLKIDTTLDQGEPIEKSVETMLSKALFGAGFAIVIILLFLRDIKSTIISVISIPLSLLIAFTALYSLDITLNIMTLGAMTVAIGRVIDDSIVVVENIYRRLHLKDEKLKGRALVRSATIEMFIPILSSTLVTVAVFAPLVFVGGMVGELFMPFALTMTFALVASLIVAITVVPTLSHTLFKKQLYADKKVAQKERKSKLAQVYKSILAWTLNHKIVTSSIAIILLVASLFLAPVVGFSFIPGDEEKVMYVTYTPEAGELQDKTLENVGVVEQKMMEREDVDIVQVSVGGNANAMMGGGTDGALMYIIFDPDTKNFSDVKTEVEEYIKELDQTGTWKSQNFNMSMSNNELSYTVYGDQLSEVEEVVGQVEKIMEESGSLKDVSSSLSERYDEYTLKFDQQTLLQYGLSTVQIAIMFNPNEQEDVVTTIEKDGKDIEVIVQKDKDLAGSFDELMDQQVPTALGSTVKLRDIVDVSEGTVSNTISRSKGQLYASVSGTVTTKDVTEASNEVKEKIDQLKLPKGVEVGIAGVTADMQEAFTQLAFAMLAAIAIVYFILVVTFGEGLAPFAILFSLPFTVIGALVGLWIAGETISVPTLMGMLMLIGIVVTNAIVLVDRIIHMEHAGMPRREAILEAGATRLRPILMTAIATIGALIPLAIGAEGSGLISKGLGVTVIGGLLSSTILTLIIVPIVYDILSKMLKKNRVQIEED; this comes from the coding sequence GTGAAAGGGATTATAAATTTTGTTGTAAAAAATAAATTAGCTGTATGGCTTTTAGCGATTATATTAATGGGTGCAGGGATTTTTTCAGCATCAAGAATGAAAATGGAAACCATCCCTGATATCTCTATTCCAGTTGTAACGGTGATGACCGTATATCCAGGTGCAACACCTGAACAAGTCATGGATGATATTTCAATTCCAATGGAAAAAGCAGTGACCAATTTAAAGGGAGTTTCAACGGTTACTTCAACGTCCTATTCAAATATGTCAAATGTTCAAATTGAGTATGAATATGGCACAGATATGGCTGAAGCAGAACGGGAAATCAAATCTATTTTGGACAATATTCCGTTACCTGAAACAGCACAGGATCCAAGTATTGCAAGAATTACAATTAATGCATTTCCAATTCTTGCCCTAAGTGTTTCAAGTGATTCAGAAGATATTGTTGAATTAACAGAAACAGTTGAACAAGTAGTTGCTCCTAAATTCGAAGGAATTGATGGTGTTTCCTCAGTTTCAATCTCTGGGCAGCAAATCAATGAAATTGAATTAACATACGATGAAGCAAAAATGGCTTCTTTGGGCTTAACAGAGGATAATGTAAAACAAATAATTCAGGCAAGCGATGTGAGAGTGCCGCTTGGTTTATATCCTTTTGATGAAAAAGAGCAATCAATAGTAGTGGATGGAAAAGTCACTACAGTAGATGCGTTGAAAGAGCTAGTCATTCCCGTTACACCAACAGAACAAAACCCATCTCCATTTGTGATTTTAGGAGATATAGCAAAAATTGAAATGGTAGGGAAAGTTGAATCTGTTTCACGTACGAATGGTAAAGAATCAATTGCCATTCAAATCGTAAAAGGACAAGAAGCTAATACAGTTGAGGTAGTTAATGAGGCAAAAGATATTGCGAAGGAATTACAATCCTCGATTGATGGTTTGAAAATTGACACGACACTTGACCAAGGGGAGCCAATTGAGAAATCAGTTGAGACAATGTTGAGTAAAGCGTTGTTTGGTGCTGGTTTTGCAATTGTGATCATTTTACTATTTTTACGTGATATTAAATCTACAATTATTTCTGTAATTTCGATACCGTTATCATTACTAATTGCCTTTACTGCTCTTTATTCGTTAGATATTACATTGAATATTATGACGTTAGGTGCGATGACGGTTGCAATTGGTCGGGTAATAGATGACTCGATTGTTGTAGTGGAAAATATTTATCGAAGATTACATTTAAAAGATGAAAAATTAAAAGGTCGAGCGTTAGTAAGATCCGCAACTATTGAAATGTTTATTCCTATCCTTTCATCAACACTCGTTACGGTAGCAGTATTTGCACCTCTAGTATTTGTTGGTGGGATGGTCGGCGAACTATTTATGCCATTTGCATTAACTATGACGTTTGCTTTAGTTGCATCCTTAATTGTTGCAATAACAGTCGTTCCAACGCTTTCTCATACTTTGTTTAAAAAACAATTATATGCTGACAAAAAAGTAGCTCAAAAAGAGCGAAAAAGCAAGTTAGCGCAAGTTTATAAATCTATCTTGGCTTGGACATTAAATCATAAAATTGTCACTTCAAGTATAGCTATAATCTTACTTGTCGCAAGTTTGTTCCTTGCACCTGTTGTTGGATTTAGTTTTATCCCAGGGGACGAAGAAAAAGTAATGTATGTTACTTACACGCCTGAAGCTGGTGAATTACAAGACAAGACACTTGAAAATGTCGGTGTTGTTGAACAAAAGATGATGGAAAGAGAAGATGTTGATATTGTTCAAGTCTCGGTTGGAGGAAATGCCAATGCGATGATGGGTGGCGGTACAGATGGTGCTTTGATGTATATTATCTTTGACCCTGACACTAAAAACTTTAGTGATGTAAAAACGGAAGTAGAAGAATATATCAAAGAGCTTGATCAAACGGGTACATGGAAAAGCCAAAACTTTAATATGTCGATGTCAAACAATGAATTAAGCTATACTGTTTACGGAGATCAGTTAAGTGAAGTGGAAGAAGTTGTTGGCCAAGTTGAAAAGATTATGGAAGAGTCAGGAAGCTTAAAAGATGTTTCTTCTAGCCTTTCTGAGAGATATGATGAATACACTTTAAAGTTTGATCAACAAACATTGCTTCAATATGGTTTATCGACAGTTCAAATTGCCATAATGTTTAACCCAAATGAACAAGAAGATGTCGTCACTACGATTGAAAAAGACGGAAAAGACATCGAAGTGATTGTACAAAAAGATAAAGATCTTGCTGGATCATTTGATGAATTAATGGATCAACAAGTTCCAACTGCATTAGGTTCAACAGTAAAATTAAGAGACATTGTAGATGTATCAGAAGGTACTGTTTCTAATACAATTTCTCGAAGCAAAGGACAACTATATGCATCAGTTTCTGGTACAGTAACAACTAAAGACGTAACTGAAGCATCTAATGAAGTGAAAGAAAAGATTGATCAATTAAAATTGCCAAAAGGTGTAGAAGTTGGAATCGCAGGAGTAACAGCTGATATGCAAGAAGCATTTACACAACTTGCTTTTGCAATGTTAGCGGCAATTGCCATTGTTTACTTTATCTTAGTTGTTACATTTGGTGAAGGTTTAGCTCCATTTGCTATTCTATTCTCGTTACCGTTTACTGTAATTGGTGCGCTTGTAGGGCTATGGATTGCTGGAGAAACAATCTCAGTGCCGACCTTGATGGGGATGCTTATGTTAATTGGGATTGTTGTAACGAATGCGATTGTTCTTGTGGATCGAATCATCCATATGGAACATGCAGGTATGCCAAGACGCGAGGCAATTTTAGAAGCAGGAGCAACACGATTACGACCAATCCTTATGACTGCAATAGCAACAATCGGGGCACTAATTCCATTAGCAATTGGGGCAGAAGGTAGTGGATTAATCTCTAAAGGATTAGGTGTTACGGTAATCGGTGGTTTATTAAGTTCAACTATTTTAACACTCATTATCGTGCCAATTGTATATGATATTTTATCTAAAATGCTGAAAAAAAACCGAGTACAAATAGAGGAAGATTAA
- a CDS encoding TetR family transcriptional regulator, which yields MSKKRMIMEKAIELFSQNSIDTTSIQDITTACGISKGAFYLSFKSKDDLLVEIVDYFMKKIILQHNIVLNDPISGEEKLRKFFYSNFKLLEENYSFITMSIREQLHPINDQIVKKLNEFSAIIDETILILISETYGNQLGERKFDLLTSIKGLMWSFTEFIATHPAQYDLEKLTDTLLEKTNILAKHSSTHFLNESIWRSHSTQFNRNEISKEKILEELEQNNETTEHSPIIIESLQLLKSELETPSPRLAILLGLTANLQQRDEFSWLTLLIKQYTATLGKDL from the coding sequence GTGTCTAAAAAAAGAATGATAATGGAGAAAGCCATCGAACTTTTTTCGCAAAATAGTATCGATACAACCTCGATCCAGGATATAACTACTGCATGTGGCATCTCTAAAGGTGCATTCTATTTAAGCTTTAAATCAAAGGATGACTTGCTAGTCGAAATTGTCGATTATTTTATGAAGAAAATCATTTTGCAACATAATATTGTGTTAAATGATCCAATCTCTGGAGAAGAAAAGCTACGCAAGTTTTTTTATTCCAACTTTAAGCTTCTAGAAGAGAATTACTCGTTTATTACGATGAGTATAAGAGAACAATTACACCCAATTAATGACCAAATCGTCAAAAAGTTAAACGAATTTAGTGCAATAATTGATGAAACGATTTTAATATTAATTAGCGAAACCTATGGAAACCAACTAGGAGAAAGAAAGTTCGACTTATTAACATCGATTAAAGGCCTTATGTGGAGCTTTACAGAATTTATTGCTACACATCCTGCGCAATATGACTTAGAAAAACTTACAGACACTCTTTTGGAAAAAACAAATATTTTAGCCAAACATAGTTCAACTCATTTTCTAAATGAATCGATATGGCGTTCACATTCTACTCAATTTAATCGAAACGAGATTTCGAAAGAAAAAATTTTAGAGGAACTAGAACAAAATAATGAAACAACCGAGCATTCTCCGATTATTATAGAATCACTTCAACTATTAAAATCCGAACTCGAAACACCCTCTCCTCGTTTAGCCATCTTGCTTGGACTCACAGCAAATCTTCAGCAACGTGATGAATTCTCTTGGCTTACCTTATTAATTAAGCAATACACTGCTACTTTGGGGAAAGACTTGTAA